From Draconibacterium halophilum, one genomic window encodes:
- a CDS encoding energy transducer TonB has protein sequence MEVKKAKKADLEKKRNTFFLIGLVVALSGTLLAFEWTTKPSGADSLGVIETMEVEEEFIPVTREQEIKPPPPPPPPKVVEVLNIVDDEVEIENELEIEDSEADEETVIDIEPLIEAAEEKEDETDKIFIIVEEPAEFPGGTRALYQYISNNVRYPVVAQENGIEGTVYLKFVVDEQGKVSGGEVLRHIDPSLDKEALRVINSLPRFKPGKQRGKPVKVYYNAKITFDLQ, from the coding sequence ATGGAAGTAAAAAAAGCTAAAAAAGCTGATTTGGAAAAGAAACGAAACACGTTTTTTTTAATTGGTTTAGTTGTGGCACTATCGGGAACTTTGTTGGCTTTTGAGTGGACAACAAAGCCCTCAGGAGCTGATTCACTCGGTGTTATTGAAACAATGGAAGTGGAAGAAGAATTTATTCCTGTTACACGAGAACAGGAGATAAAACCACCACCACCGCCACCGCCGCCCAAGGTTGTGGAAGTTTTAAATATTGTTGATGATGAAGTAGAGATTGAGAATGAATTGGAAATTGAGGATTCAGAAGCAGATGAAGAAACGGTAATTGATATTGAGCCTTTAATTGAGGCAGCAGAGGAGAAAGAAGATGAAACGGACAAGATCTTTATTATTGTGGAAGAACCTGCGGAGTTTCCAGGCGGTACACGTGCACTATATCAATACATCAGTAATAATGTTCGTTATCCGGTAGTGGCTCAGGAAAATGGAATCGAGGGTACGGTATATTTAAAGTTCGTGGTTGATGAACAGGGAAAAGTGAGTGGTGGTGAAGTGCTCCGCCACATTGATCCTTCGCTCGATAAAGAAGCATTACGGGTAATTAACAGTTTGCCGCGTTTTAAACCCGGGAAGCAAAGAGGTAAACCCGTTAAAGTGTACTACAATGCAAAGATAACTTTTGATTTGCAGTAA
- a CDS encoding energy transducer TonB, giving the protein MRILRLLFVFVFLGFLSLNALAQDDENKNDNVFFIVEDMPEYPDGEEALRNDIAALVKYPAKAKENGIQGKVYVSFNVNEKGEIEDAVIARGVDPSLDKEALRVVNELEKTWKPGKQRGVAVKVRYTLPINFALDGGSSKQKKIARGEGSDAIFFIVEDMPEFPGGDEALRKYIANAITYPEIAHTKEIEGKVYVSFVVEKDGSIGNAKIERGVDPSLDKEALRVVKSLPKWKPGKQRGEPVRVQYTVPINFALN; this is encoded by the coding sequence ATGAGAATATTACGGTTGTTGTTCGTGTTTGTGTTTTTGGGTTTTTTATCATTGAATGCGTTAGCACAAGATGATGAAAACAAAAATGACAATGTGTTTTTTATTGTTGAAGATATGCCGGAATACCCTGATGGTGAGGAAGCTTTGCGCAATGATATCGCGGCATTAGTGAAATACCCGGCAAAAGCTAAAGAAAATGGAATTCAGGGAAAGGTTTACGTTTCATTTAATGTGAATGAAAAAGGGGAAATAGAAGATGCAGTAATCGCTCGTGGTGTTGATCCTTCGCTGGATAAAGAGGCATTGCGTGTTGTGAATGAACTTGAAAAAACATGGAAACCAGGAAAACAAAGAGGAGTGGCTGTTAAAGTTCGCTATACATTGCCCATCAATTTTGCATTGGATGGAGGTTCTTCAAAACAGAAAAAAATCGCCAGAGGAGAAGGATCTGATGCCATATTTTTTATTGTGGAAGATATGCCTGAATTTCCCGGAGGAGACGAAGCTTTAAGAAAGTATATTGCCAATGCGATTACTTATCCTGAGATTGCCCACACGAAAGAAATCGAAGGCAAAGTGTATGTTTCGTTTGTTGTTGAAAAAGATGGCTCCATCGGCAATGCGAAAATAGAGCGTGGTGTCGATCCATCACTGGATAAAGAGGCGCTTCGTGTAGTTAAAAGTCTTCCAAAGTGGAAACCCGGAAAACAGCGTGGAGAACCGGTTCGCGTTCAGTACACCGTTCCCATAAATTTTGCATTGAATTAA
- a CDS encoding BlaI/MecI/CopY family transcriptional regulator → MKELTKAEEQVMQLLWKLEKAFVKDIIEEMPVPKPAYNTVSTIIRILEKKGFVGHNAYGKTHQYFPLISRKEYTRSFMKNFMRNYFSGSFQEMVSFFAKEDNMSMSELDEMMEDVKRDIENENRETDE, encoded by the coding sequence ATGAAGGAACTTACTAAAGCCGAAGAACAGGTGATGCAGTTGCTCTGGAAACTCGAAAAAGCATTTGTAAAAGACATTATTGAGGAAATGCCTGTTCCAAAACCTGCATACAATACGGTTTCTACGATTATTCGTATTTTAGAAAAAAAAGGTTTTGTGGGACATAATGCCTATGGCAAAACTCATCAGTATTTTCCTTTAATCTCGCGCAAAGAATATACACGTTCGTTTATGAAGAACTTTATGCGAAATTATTTCAGCGGATCGTTTCAGGAAATGGTTTCGTTTTTTGCCAAGGAAGACAATATGAGCATGTCGGAATTGGATGAAATGATGGAAGATGTTAAACGCGATATAGAAAACGAAAACCGGGAGACCGATGAATAA
- a CDS encoding M56 family metallopeptidase, with amino-acid sequence MNNLVNFIIESGISLALLSLIYLLFLRKETFFRLNRLFLLFSILFSVILPFLHFRVYAPQSNMLAEVTVTPYRNVLEAVTIYGQDLSGAMVKSISSSKIIILIYLLGLFFFLGRMIFRIIQILRIISKNEVQRIDNYRFVLVDKEFSPFSFLGYIFINPNMKKKPGYEKMVTHEMEHIKQGHTFDVLILEILTVFQWFNPFMWMLKRAIRENHEYLADHAVLNSGISLGQYKQLLLSQAVGMQLDIANNFNSSLVKKRIQMISRIRSSKLANLKYILGFVSLLALVVIFACEQKETLQVTKIEDSNERKITVRLLDDRMRLEGNQEDLEYLHGLLNEKNKYEFDTDSTGAVFLVKSKEQQPLQLDKEDQVFFIVEEMPEFPGGDLALRKYIANSIKYPDIAIENGIQGKVYVTFVVTSEGQIANTKIARGVDPSIDREAVRVVNSLPKWKPGYQRGKPVNVSYTVPINFVLQ; translated from the coding sequence ATGAATAATTTGGTAAATTTTATTATTGAATCGGGGATAAGCCTTGCGCTGCTATCGCTTATTTACCTGCTGTTTTTACGGAAAGAAACATTTTTTCGCCTAAACCGGCTTTTCCTGCTATTCTCGATTTTGTTTTCGGTAATTCTGCCGTTTTTGCATTTTAGGGTTTACGCACCGCAATCGAATATGCTGGCCGAAGTTACGGTAACTCCTTACCGTAATGTGCTGGAAGCGGTTACCATTTATGGCCAGGACCTTTCTGGGGCAATGGTAAAATCAATCAGTTCAAGCAAGATAATCATTCTTATCTACTTGCTCGGCCTGTTTTTTTTCCTCGGAAGAATGATTTTTAGGATTATTCAGATTTTAAGGATCATCTCAAAAAATGAGGTTCAACGCATTGATAATTATCGTTTTGTATTAGTTGACAAAGAATTTAGTCCCTTTTCATTTTTAGGCTATATTTTTATCAATCCGAACATGAAGAAGAAGCCGGGTTACGAAAAGATGGTGACACACGAAATGGAGCACATTAAGCAAGGGCATACATTTGATGTATTAATTCTTGAAATTCTTACTGTATTCCAGTGGTTTAACCCATTTATGTGGATGCTTAAACGTGCTATCCGCGAAAACCACGAATACCTGGCAGATCATGCGGTTCTTAATTCCGGGATAAGTTTAGGACAATATAAGCAATTGCTTTTAAGTCAGGCTGTTGGCATGCAGTTGGATATTGCCAATAATTTCAATTCTTCGCTGGTTAAAAAGCGTATTCAAATGATTTCAAGAATTAGGTCTTCAAAACTGGCCAACCTGAAATATATATTGGGTTTTGTTTCATTATTGGCATTGGTTGTAATTTTTGCCTGCGAACAAAAAGAAACATTACAAGTCACTAAAATAGAGGACAGTAATGAACGAAAAATTACGGTTCGATTGCTCGATGACCGAATGAGACTGGAGGGGAATCAGGAAGATCTGGAGTATTTGCATGGTTTACTCAATGAAAAAAATAAATACGAATTTGATACGGATAGTACCGGAGCTGTTTTTCTTGTAAAAAGTAAAGAGCAGCAACCACTTCAGTTAGATAAAGAAGATCAGGTATTTTTTATTGTTGAAGAAATGCCGGAATTCCCGGGAGGCGATTTGGCTTTGCGTAAATACATTGCTAACTCCATTAAATATCCGGATATAGCTATCGAAAATGGAATTCAGGGAAAAGTTTATGTAACTTTTGTAGTAACTTCTGAAGGCCAAATAGCAAATACCAAAATCGCCCGCGGAGTTGATCCTTCGATTGATAGAGAAGCTGTTAGGGTAGTCAATTCGTTACCAAAATGGAAGCCCGGTTATCAGCGCGGAAAACCGGTTAATGTAAGTTACACGGTGCCAATTAACTTTGTTCTTCAATAG
- a CDS encoding tetratricopeptide repeat protein, with amino-acid sequence MRFKLYTIFLIMLCTATTSFAQRKIDILLIEKNYDKALLEIDKELAANPSSQLFYKKGVVYKNLQNYQQALEVFLTGLQYDTDNMAMLEETAECFSILGNNQDAIAFYEKALQVEPNNLVLAGKLGRVHINLEEYKTAYNVFSEIYEKDSTNVYWNKQLAYCSFRVFQREKARDLYEKVLEANPRDHGTYINLIHCYNWKKEANAIMATIDSGLVHFPADKELLLERAMFFYKTKRYGPAMLQFEKYLEQEKQPAFEILMNYGISTYFAEQEEKALDIFGDLKRMNPNDPLVMYYQSLCNRKLKNYEDAIELMTFAIEATVPDYVSEMYHHLGQMYGQQRKFKESIEALKKAYELNPGKTEVLFEIATTYEEYNSNKTLAMNYYRIYLTESGAGAKNAIYALERIDRLKEDLFFDE; translated from the coding sequence ATGCGTTTTAAACTTTACACGATATTCCTTATAATGCTCTGTACTGCAACTACGTCGTTTGCACAGCGCAAAATAGATATACTATTAATTGAAAAAAACTACGATAAAGCACTGCTGGAGATAGACAAAGAGCTGGCTGCAAATCCATCTTCTCAATTGTTCTATAAAAAGGGGGTGGTTTATAAAAACTTACAGAACTACCAACAGGCCTTGGAGGTTTTTCTTACAGGACTTCAATACGATACCGATAACATGGCTATGCTGGAAGAAACAGCCGAATGTTTTTCCATTTTGGGTAACAACCAGGATGCGATTGCCTTTTATGAAAAAGCCTTGCAGGTTGAGCCCAATAATCTAGTACTTGCCGGAAAGCTAGGGCGTGTACATATCAACCTTGAAGAGTATAAAACGGCTTATAATGTTTTTTCCGAAATTTATGAAAAAGACTCGACTAATGTGTACTGGAACAAACAGTTAGCTTATTGTTCATTCCGCGTATTTCAGCGCGAAAAGGCGCGCGACCTTTATGAAAAAGTGCTTGAGGCGAATCCCCGCGATCATGGAACTTACATAAATCTGATACATTGTTATAACTGGAAAAAGGAGGCCAACGCAATAATGGCTACCATCGATTCTGGTTTGGTACACTTTCCGGCTGATAAAGAGTTGCTGCTTGAAAGGGCGATGTTTTTTTATAAAACAAAACGTTATGGCCCGGCAATGTTGCAGTTTGAAAAGTACCTGGAGCAGGAAAAACAACCGGCTTTTGAAATATTGATGAATTACGGTATTAGCACTTACTTTGCCGAGCAGGAAGAAAAAGCACTCGACATATTTGGCGATTTAAAACGGATGAATCCAAACGATCCGCTGGTGATGTACTACCAAAGTTTGTGTAATCGAAAACTCAAAAATTACGAGGATGCTATTGAGCTGATGACTTTTGCAATTGAAGCAACGGTACCTGATTATGTGTCGGAAATGTATCATCACCTGGGGCAAATGTATGGGCAGCAACGAAAGTTTAAAGAATCGATAGAAGCGCTAAAAAAAGCTTATGAACTGAATCCGGGAAAAACCGAAGTGCTGTTTGAAATTGCTACTACTTACGAAGAATACAACTCGAATAAAACGCTGGCAATGAACTATTATCGCATTTATTTGACAGAATCGGGTGCCGGAGCAAAAAATGCAATTTATGCGCTTGAGCGAATTGACCGATTAAAAGAAGATTTGTTTTTTGATGAATAA
- a CDS encoding response regulator transcription factor, whose protein sequence is MLIKIIAYIITFIISAGISAMGIMLAYQLYQQNRKPVFTTLLYQQIFLFSFLFYGVWGNISLRLVIADLNISDAISAKLSVFIPIIGIPFMVVSWFMLLKFANNINGRRLTKSFIFSFFPTFVVLAFALFFLIQKGHVVVPQNADLFVVRILVLLNLVVYLFFLLPFFRKTKDVGLLKETGMNKKQVLIIFAGTVLYSGVMFFFNQFGYISTCIALIILFACNLLLPAIIRLKNQTISENENMDFQSFCTFYEISKREAEIILEICSGKSNKAIADELFITIQTVKDHNHRIFTKTGVKSRVQLANLVREKTGEN, encoded by the coding sequence ATGTTGATTAAAATTATAGCATACATTATTACATTTATTATTTCAGCCGGAATTTCGGCCATGGGAATAATGCTTGCCTATCAGCTCTACCAGCAAAATAGAAAGCCGGTATTTACCACGTTGCTGTATCAGCAAATATTTCTGTTCTCATTCCTTTTTTATGGAGTTTGGGGGAATATTAGCCTACGTTTAGTAATTGCAGATCTAAATATCAGCGATGCAATAAGTGCTAAGTTATCGGTATTTATCCCAATAATTGGAATTCCGTTTATGGTTGTAAGTTGGTTTATGCTTTTGAAGTTTGCCAATAATATTAATGGTCGTCGATTGACAAAATCATTTATTTTTAGCTTCTTTCCTACTTTTGTAGTGTTGGCTTTTGCCCTCTTTTTTCTCATTCAGAAAGGCCATGTTGTTGTACCACAAAATGCCGACCTTTTTGTTGTACGGATTTTAGTACTACTAAACCTGGTCGTTTATTTGTTTTTTCTGCTCCCCTTTTTCAGAAAAACAAAGGATGTGGGTTTGCTAAAAGAAACTGGGATGAATAAGAAACAAGTACTCATTATTTTTGCCGGTACCGTACTTTATTCCGGTGTAATGTTCTTCTTCAATCAGTTCGGATATATTTCAACCTGCATTGCATTAATTATACTGTTTGCCTGCAACCTACTTCTTCCGGCAATTATTCGCCTTAAAAATCAAACAATCAGCGAAAATGAAAACATGGATTTTCAATCGTTTTGTACGTTTTATGAAATATCGAAACGCGAAGCAGAGATCATTCTGGAAATTTGTAGTGGAAAATCAAATAAAGCAATTGCCGACGAATTGTTTATAACCATACAGACAGTAAAGGATCATAATCATCGTATTTTCACTAAAACCGGGGTGAAAAGCAGGGTTCAACTAGCCAATCTGGTTCGCGAAAAAACCGGTGAAAATTAA
- a CDS encoding TolB family protein, giving the protein MKKLFLLVLVLATFFAQAQYFNTGQDPASLKWRQINTTNFQLIYPDYYEEQAQVLAQKLEMVYDFGSYSLKHKPGKISVILHTQTVQSNGLVAYAPKRSEFYTTPRQSIYPQDWLEQLALHEFRHVVQIDKLNSDLPKIIKIILGEQGTALLFGAYLPWWFIEGDAVVSETALGNFGRGRFPSFLMEHQAQVVDNKTFSYDKAYLGSFKDYVPNHYQLGYYLVASSRERYGSDIWEKALKRVGTKPFSLTPFNKALKLETGLGKVQLYESIFDSLATEWTNTNAQFEGAPSTQLSKKYKTYTNYLYKHWLNGNELVAYKTGLDVVSSFVKINTKTGDEKRLITPGSIFEESVNFKGEWIVWAEKVPDVRWSHSGLSQIRIFNAATKKMYSVSPEFKAFAPALSPDLKEVAVVETNFSSENYLTVYDISSGKMKYRYQTGNNNFFFSPVWLNQYELIYVLLNDNGKQIAKVNLQNNEQTFLPGTELGEIKQLQISGNNLYFISSYSGKNALFVYNLTSSEIKQVYEPRFDVAYPAILKNGTIALSDYTGNGFRIIEFQPENTVPIDEVSQGNWPLANSMQQQEPGIVDFSRVDTTKLFTSQDYNKPKHLFNFHSWAPVFVDPDNYEFLPGVSLMSQNKLGTAFTTLGYKWDTSEETGHFYGRYTYKGWFPVFDLEVTGGKRARQDLLITEYLDQNDQVVSRDTTLENYKWNATSLNANMRIPLNLSRGAYSRLLQPEVGYQLAHYGKEKSTPDEFNTGSFHSLSYRLYYYQLLRRSHQDIYPNFGFSVEGNLRHSPWQADEMGSLHAAAANVYLPGFLKNHGIRLYGGIQDKSSGNFLGFSDAVRFPRGWTKIETEQMHTLSMNYALPLVNPDLSIAGLTYIRRISATLFADYANLKGSYHGGEMHAKFNADISSYGIEVLGDVNFFRFYAPVKIGVRASYLREIEDVGFDLLLSVDFNSL; this is encoded by the coding sequence ATGAAGAAACTATTTCTATTGGTTCTTGTGTTAGCAACCTTTTTTGCTCAGGCTCAGTATTTCAATACCGGACAGGATCCGGCGTCGTTAAAATGGCGGCAAATTAATACTACCAATTTTCAGTTGATATATCCGGATTATTATGAAGAGCAGGCACAGGTTTTAGCCCAAAAACTGGAGATGGTTTACGATTTTGGAAGCTATTCTTTAAAACATAAACCGGGAAAAATTTCGGTAATCCTTCACACGCAAACAGTACAGTCGAACGGCTTGGTTGCTTATGCGCCCAAAAGATCGGAATTTTATACTACACCTCGTCAGTCAATTTATCCGCAAGACTGGCTGGAACAGCTGGCTTTGCACGAATTTCGTCATGTTGTGCAGATCGATAAGTTAAATTCAGATTTACCCAAAATCATTAAAATTATACTGGGCGAACAGGGTACGGCTTTGCTATTCGGAGCATATTTGCCCTGGTGGTTTATTGAAGGCGATGCAGTTGTAAGCGAAACTGCTTTGGGCAATTTTGGGCGCGGACGTTTTCCTTCGTTTTTGATGGAACATCAGGCACAGGTGGTTGACAACAAAACATTTTCGTACGACAAAGCATACCTTGGTTCATTTAAAGATTATGTGCCGAACCACTATCAATTGGGCTATTATTTGGTGGCCAGTTCAAGAGAACGATACGGAAGTGATATCTGGGAAAAGGCCTTGAAAAGAGTAGGGACCAAACCATTTTCGTTAACTCCTTTTAATAAAGCACTAAAATTGGAAACCGGTTTGGGAAAAGTGCAGCTTTACGAATCGATATTCGACAGCCTGGCAACCGAGTGGACAAATACCAATGCACAATTTGAAGGTGCTCCATCAACTCAACTCTCAAAAAAATATAAAACCTATACCAATTACTTGTACAAACACTGGCTCAACGGTAATGAGCTGGTTGCCTACAAAACAGGATTAGATGTGGTTTCTTCTTTTGTTAAGATCAACACAAAAACAGGTGACGAAAAGCGATTAATCACTCCGGGATCTATTTTTGAAGAATCGGTAAATTTCAAAGGAGAATGGATTGTTTGGGCAGAAAAAGTACCCGATGTTCGCTGGTCGCATAGTGGGCTTTCGCAAATAAGAATATTCAACGCGGCTACGAAAAAAATGTATTCTGTATCTCCTGAATTTAAAGCATTTGCTCCGGCACTTTCGCCTGATTTAAAAGAGGTTGCCGTTGTGGAAACCAATTTTTCCAGCGAAAATTATTTAACGGTTTACGATATCTCCAGCGGGAAAATGAAATACCGCTATCAAACCGGGAATAACAATTTTTTCTTCTCGCCGGTTTGGCTTAACCAGTACGAATTGATTTATGTGCTGCTGAATGATAATGGAAAACAAATTGCAAAAGTCAATCTGCAAAATAATGAGCAAACCTTTCTTCCGGGAACAGAACTTGGAGAGATTAAACAGCTGCAAATTTCTGGAAACAACCTGTATTTTATTAGCAGCTATTCCGGAAAAAATGCGCTTTTTGTATACAACTTAACCAGTTCTGAAATTAAACAAGTATACGAACCTCGTTTTGATGTTGCTTATCCGGCTATTCTGAAAAACGGAACAATTGCACTTAGCGATTACACAGGAAATGGTTTTCGTATTATCGAATTTCAGCCGGAAAATACAGTGCCGATAGACGAAGTCTCACAAGGCAACTGGCCACTTGCAAATTCTATGCAACAGCAAGAGCCCGGTATTGTTGACTTTTCGCGTGTTGATACTACTAAACTGTTTACATCACAGGATTATAACAAACCGAAACATCTGTTTAATTTTCATAGTTGGGCACCTGTTTTTGTCGATCCCGACAATTATGAGTTTTTGCCCGGTGTTAGTTTAATGTCGCAAAATAAATTAGGAACCGCATTTACCACTTTGGGCTATAAATGGGACACCAGTGAAGAAACAGGGCATTTTTATGGTAGGTATACTTATAAAGGATGGTTTCCGGTTTTCGATTTGGAAGTGACCGGCGGTAAGCGCGCTAGGCAAGATTTGTTGATTACAGAATACCTCGATCAGAACGACCAGGTTGTTAGCAGAGACACTACACTCGAAAACTACAAATGGAATGCAACCTCTTTAAACGCCAATATGCGTATTCCTTTAAATTTATCGCGGGGAGCATATTCCCGATTGTTACAACCTGAAGTTGGTTATCAGTTGGCACATTACGGTAAAGAAAAATCAACTCCCGATGAATTTAATACCGGAAGTTTTCATTCGCTATCGTACCGGCTTTACTACTACCAATTGCTGCGCAGAAGCCATCAGGATATCTATCCCAATTTTGGATTTTCGGTAGAAGGGAATTTGCGCCACTCGCCATGGCAGGCAGATGAAATGGGAAGTTTACACGCTGCAGCTGCAAATGTTTACCTACCGGGTTTTTTGAAAAATCACGGCATACGGTTGTATGGAGGCATACAAGATAAAAGCTCCGGAAATTTCCTTGGATTTTCTGATGCAGTTCGCTTTCCTCGTGGATGGACTAAAATAGAAACGGAGCAAATGCATACTTTGTCGATGAATTATGCCTTACCTCTTGTAAATCCTGATTTAAGCATTGCAGGACTTACCTACATCCGCAGGATAAGTGCAACGCTTTTTGCCGATTACGCAAATCTGAAAGGAAGTTACCATGGTGGAGAAATGCATGCAAAATTTAATGCAGATATATCTTCGTATGGTATCGAGGTGTTGGGCGATGTTAATTTCTTCCGGTTCTATGCTCCGGTAAAAATAGGAGTAAGAGCTTCGTACTTAAGGGAGATTGAAGATGTTGGCTTCGACCTTTTACTGTCTGTTGACTTTAATTCTTTGTAG
- a CDS encoding helix-turn-helix domain-containing protein has translation MKDRIKNFIEAKGISAGELAAVVDVQRSNISHILNGRNKPGASFIEKLLLEFPDLNARWLLTGEGDMFGGQASVNNNPQQRLPITEEPIKEQPMEKKSIEKNLVQEKSIEKPAMASNSEIDKMVIMYRDGTFNIYKQR, from the coding sequence ATGAAAGATCGAATTAAGAATTTTATCGAAGCAAAAGGAATCTCAGCAGGTGAACTTGCCGCTGTTGTTGATGTGCAACGATCTAATATTTCACATATTCTGAATGGGAGGAACAAACCCGGAGCTTCGTTCATCGAGAAATTGTTACTTGAGTTCCCTGATTTAAACGCTCGCTGGCTACTTACCGGTGAGGGAGATATGTTTGGAGGACAAGCTTCAGTAAACAATAATCCGCAGCAACGACTGCCTATAACTGAAGAACCGATAAAAGAGCAGCCTATGGAAAAAAAATCAATAGAGAAAAACCTTGTTCAGGAAAAGAGTATTGAAAAGCCTGCAATGGCATCAAATAGCGAAATAGATAAAATGGTAATTATGTATCGCGATGGTACATTTAATATATACAAACAACGTTAA
- a CDS encoding dihydroorotate dehydrogenase electron transfer subunit produces MPKKFVKEFKVIENSALNATNFLIRVQSDTKLPEIKPGQFVNVEIRDAEEIFLRRPFSVFEVDSEQNVISMIVKILGRGSRKLTEIKEGSTLSLVYPLGKTFTYPAADDKILLIGGGSGVAPMLFLAKESGLPVENVDILLGARSKEDHINVDVYKKYASLHYASEDGSLGEKGFVTQHSVFTNNLNSYSKIYACGPDGMMRAIAKEAKAANVSCEVSLENLMACGFGVCLCCIEPTNKGNLCVCTEGPVFNINDLKW; encoded by the coding sequence ATGCCAAAAAAGTTTGTTAAAGAATTCAAGGTAATTGAAAATAGTGCGTTAAATGCTACAAACTTTCTTATCAGAGTTCAATCGGATACCAAGCTGCCGGAGATAAAACCGGGTCAATTTGTAAATGTAGAAATACGGGACGCGGAAGAGATCTTTCTTCGCCGGCCTTTTTCAGTATTTGAAGTTGATTCTGAGCAGAATGTAATCTCTATGATCGTTAAAATATTGGGGAGAGGATCTCGTAAATTAACGGAGATTAAAGAGGGAAGTACGCTTAGTTTGGTTTATCCTTTGGGAAAAACTTTTACATATCCTGCTGCTGACGATAAGATTCTACTGATTGGTGGAGGGAGCGGTGTTGCACCAATGCTGTTTTTAGCAAAAGAATCCGGATTACCGGTTGAGAACGTTGATATTTTGTTGGGGGCGCGATCAAAAGAGGATCATATAAATGTAGATGTATATAAAAAATATGCCAGTTTACATTATGCATCCGAAGATGGTTCGCTTGGTGAAAAGGGATTTGTAACACAGCATTCGGTATTTACCAATAACTTAAATTCATACAGTAAAATATATGCCTGTGGGCCGGATGGCATGATGCGTGCCATTGCAAAAGAGGCAAAAGCTGCAAATGTATCTTGCGAAGTATCGCTCGAGAACCTTATGGCCTGTGGATTTGGTGTATGTTTGTGTTGTATAGAACCTACAAATAAAGGAAACCTGTGTGTGTGTACTGAGGGGCCGGTGTTTAACATTAATGATTTGAAATGGTAG
- a CDS encoding dihydroorotate dehydrogenase, with the protein MVDLKVKLHDIEFKNPVTLASGTCGFARETAEFFEPGLLGGYFLKGTTLKNRDGNNYPRMAETPSGMLNAVGLQNKGIDYFIENIYPDIVDYDSQLIINVNGSTVEDYIALTEKVNELDKVNAIELNISCPNVKEGGMAFGVSCPGAEMVTREVRKVYDKTLIVKLSPNVTDITEIARAVEGQGADAVSLVNTFLGMAIDAEKREPLLSTITGGLSGPAIKPIALRMVWQVANAVKIPVVGIGGIMTAADAIEFMLAGASVVQVGTAIFKDPMIPVKIVEGIEDYLKRHNMQSVKELIGSLQV; encoded by the coding sequence ATGGTAGATTTAAAAGTAAAATTACACGATATAGAATTTAAAAATCCGGTAACACTGGCATCGGGCACCTGTGGTTTCGCGCGCGAAACAGCTGAGTTTTTCGAACCCGGGCTGCTTGGAGGCTATTTTCTGAAAGGAACAACGCTTAAAAACCGCGATGGAAATAATTACCCGCGAATGGCGGAAACCCCATCAGGAATGTTAAATGCTGTTGGTTTACAAAATAAAGGCATTGATTACTTTATTGAAAACATTTATCCTGATATTGTTGATTACGATTCACAATTGATTATAAATGTAAACGGTTCGACTGTTGAAGATTATATTGCTTTAACAGAGAAAGTTAACGAACTGGATAAAGTAAATGCCATCGAACTGAATATATCGTGCCCTAATGTGAAGGAAGGCGGAATGGCTTTTGGCGTTAGTTGTCCGGGAGCAGAAATGGTTACCCGCGAAGTACGAAAAGTATACGACAAGACGCTTATTGTAAAGTTGTCGCCAAATGTTACCGACATTACAGAAATTGCCCGGGCTGTAGAAGGACAGGGGGCTGATGCTGTGTCGTTGGTAAATACCTTTTTGGGAATGGCCATAGATGCCGAAAAAAGAGAACCACTTTTATCTACTATAACCGGCGGATTATCCGGACCGGCAATAAAACCGATTGCATTACGCATGGTTTGGCAGGTTGCCAACGCCGTTAAAATTCCTGTTGTTGGAATTGGCGGCATAATGACTGCTGCCGATGCCATTGAGTTTATGCTGGCAGGAGCTTCAGTTGTCCAGGTTGGTACAGCAATATTTAAAGATCCGATGATTCCCGTGAAGATTGTAGAAGGTATCGAAGATTATCTGAAACGCCATAACATGCAGTCTGTCAAAGAATTAATTGGGAGTTTACAAGTGTAA